Proteins encoded within one genomic window of Bacillus sp. F19:
- a CDS encoding acetyltransferase, protein MNQLETGLSISFRKADFEKDAAMLHKWHHEPHVIPYWNQDYPFSQYTKHLKKLLADDHQTLWIGHLNGAAMSYWETYWADDDIIGDYYEAEPYDQGVHLLIGDPFYLGKGLSLPMLCEIMKQMFTDKRTQRIVAEPDSRNMKMIHVFKKCGFLPQKEIQLPDKKALFMICEREDFEWGIKNGL, encoded by the coding sequence ATGAATCAGCTGGAGACGGGTTTATCCATATCATTTCGAAAAGCCGACTTTGAAAAGGATGCTGCCATGCTTCATAAATGGCACCATGAACCGCATGTTATTCCTTATTGGAATCAAGATTATCCATTCAGCCAATATACGAAGCATCTGAAAAAACTTTTGGCGGATGATCATCAAACGCTGTGGATCGGGCATCTGAACGGTGCGGCAATGAGCTATTGGGAAACGTACTGGGCGGATGATGACATCATTGGAGATTATTATGAAGCAGAGCCTTATGATCAGGGTGTTCATTTGCTGATTGGTGATCCTTTTTACCTTGGCAAAGGTTTATCTCTGCCAATGCTCTGTGAAATCATGAAGCAGATGTTTACGGACAAGCGGACACAGAGGATAGTCGCTGAGCCTGACAGCCGAAATATGAAAATGATCCATGTTTTCAAAAAATGCGGATTCCTTCCGCAGAAGGAAATTCAGCTGCCTGATAAAAAAGCTCTCTTCATGATTTGTGAAAGAGAAGATTTCGAATGGGGGATAAAGAATGGTTTATGA
- a CDS encoding IucA/IucC family siderophore biosynthesis protein, whose translation MNKLEAMALAEKATLQSYLNCFLRETNSGNLSADAPEELRKKHSGKWIHVILQHQNSSLYIPAGYLSETGRHLLDYPVYCESEEIDYITCIEKTLKELGANASSAEKNEELLLRVKQSCESMAQFLEKRSDDEDELYQTSFDFIAAEQSLLFGHLLHPTPKSRQGMTESDIKVYSPELKGAFPLHYFRAHAASIYSKSTMPQSAIELIKQLVKDDPEISDEFKEKYSGKDEYALLPIHPWQAEYLLKDSAVQEFIQEGMLENLGQHGQAFYATSSLRTVYHPDVTFMLKFSLNIKITNSVRVNLLKELERGVEVKELMDTQLGSELSEQFPGFKIIHDPAFITLKLHDQKESGFEVILRENPFYKRSAEQATALVALCQDGMLPQSSRLASIVRDLSKKENRSTEEISSDWLKRYLAISLKPILWLYFVKGIALEAHQQNSVVQLENGYPSRFFYRDNQGFYFCESKKNELNSYLPGIGLKSETVCSDAVADERLRYYFFFNHLFGLVNAFGTSNLADEKNLLHLIREELEEQSIPAAHPSLLLKTLLEDETLPCKANLLTRFHDLDELVGPLETQSVYVQVNNPLCTKKEAFT comes from the coding sequence ATGAACAAACTTGAAGCAATGGCTCTTGCTGAAAAAGCAACTCTTCAAAGCTATTTAAATTGCTTTCTGCGGGAGACAAACAGCGGGAATCTAAGTGCAGATGCACCTGAAGAATTAAGAAAGAAGCACAGTGGCAAATGGATTCATGTTATTTTACAACATCAAAATTCCAGTCTTTATATTCCGGCAGGCTATCTATCTGAGACAGGACGTCACTTGTTAGACTACCCAGTGTACTGTGAAAGTGAGGAAATCGATTACATAACATGCATTGAAAAAACGCTGAAAGAACTGGGTGCAAATGCTTCATCAGCTGAAAAAAATGAAGAATTGCTTTTGCGTGTCAAACAAAGCTGCGAATCAATGGCTCAATTTCTTGAAAAGCGTTCAGATGATGAGGATGAACTTTATCAAACCTCATTTGATTTTATTGCAGCAGAGCAGTCCCTTTTATTTGGGCACTTGCTTCATCCGACACCAAAAAGCAGACAAGGAATGACAGAATCAGATATTAAGGTGTATTCACCTGAATTAAAAGGAGCATTTCCGCTGCATTATTTTAGAGCTCATGCTGCGTCCATTTATTCAAAGTCAACAATGCCACAGTCGGCAATTGAACTTATAAAGCAGCTTGTCAAGGATGACCCGGAGATCAGTGATGAGTTTAAAGAGAAGTACTCAGGAAAGGATGAATACGCACTTCTTCCAATCCATCCGTGGCAGGCAGAGTATTTGCTGAAAGACTCAGCTGTTCAAGAATTCATTCAAGAAGGCATGCTTGAAAATCTAGGTCAGCATGGACAGGCTTTTTATGCAACTTCATCCTTGCGAACGGTCTATCATCCAGATGTTACCTTTATGTTGAAGTTTTCACTTAACATCAAAATAACAAATTCTGTCCGGGTGAACCTATTAAAAGAGCTTGAACGCGGAGTTGAAGTGAAAGAATTGATGGACACACAGCTTGGGAGTGAGTTATCTGAACAATTTCCTGGTTTTAAAATCATTCACGATCCTGCATTTATTACATTAAAGCTGCACGATCAGAAGGAGTCTGGTTTTGAAGTCATTCTGAGGGAAAATCCTTTTTATAAAAGGAGTGCGGAACAAGCAACTGCTCTAGTTGCCCTTTGTCAGGACGGAATGCTGCCACAATCGTCAAGACTTGCAAGCATCGTTCGTGACCTTTCAAAAAAGGAAAATCGGTCAACAGAAGAAATAAGCTCAGACTGGCTGAAACGCTATTTGGCTATTTCATTAAAGCCGATTCTGTGGCTTTATTTTGTAAAGGGCATTGCGCTTGAAGCCCATCAGCAAAACAGTGTCGTTCAGCTGGAAAATGGATATCCATCGCGATTTTTTTATAGAGACAATCAGGGATTTTACTTTTGCGAATCCAAAAAGAATGAATTAAATTCGTATCTTCCGGGAATTGGTTTGAAAAGTGAAACGGTTTGTTCAGATGCGGTTGCAGATGAACGGCTGCGCTATTATTTCTTTTTCAATCATTTATTCGGACTTGTGAATGCCTTTGGAACGTCAAACCTGGCAGATGAGAAAAATCTTCTTCACCTGATTCGGGAGGAATTGGAAGAGCAGTCCATTCCGGCAGCTCATCCATCTCTTTTGCTGAAAACGCTGCTGGAAGACGAGACTTTGCCCTGCAAAGCGAATCTATTAACGAGATTTCATGATTTAGATGAACTGGTTGGACCGCTTGAAACACAGTCTGTTTATGTCCAAGTGAACAACCCTTTATGTACAAAGAAGGAGGCCTTTACATGA
- a CDS encoding aspartate aminotransferase family protein: MTAIQEKTAFEHLFLSNYESSLKNYETQMTHAMNSVKRIMMSQNPYSGMTPFDVKKEINQHFPVFHPKMNQNQQAVFEKLTDTITSNTIHVSHPLTAAHLHCPPMIPGLAAEAVISGLNQSMDSWDQSGAATMVEQYVLNGLCGMFQLPDGDGVMTSGGTQSNLMGLLLARERAALKFWGWNIKKQGLPKEQHRLKILCSEAAHFSVQQAASILGLGEDSVVLVKADEKYRMCMDDLAACLFNLKENGELPFALIGTAGTTDFGSIDPLEEMSSLAKDHDLWFHADAAYGGGLVLTDTHKHKLAGLEKADSITVDFHKMFYQPISCGAFLIKNRESFSFIRHHADYLNPIEDEEDDIPNLVFKSIQTTRRFDALKPFLSFQLVGKEEWAEMIDHTLLVAQKTYELLKKEREFSVYHQPELSTVVFRYIGAGFLTHEKLNQLNYQIREILLKNGEVIMARTKVDGDACLKFTFLNPLTKMADVKKIIRRMKEIGEDETRRLQYEQT, encoded by the coding sequence TTGACAGCCATTCAGGAAAAAACAGCCTTTGAACATTTGTTTTTATCAAATTATGAATCAAGTTTGAAAAATTATGAAACCCAAATGACCCATGCAATGAACTCCGTTAAAAGGATAATGATGTCACAAAATCCCTACAGCGGGATGACTCCTTTTGATGTGAAGAAAGAAATAAATCAACACTTTCCTGTCTTTCATCCTAAAATGAATCAAAATCAGCAAGCAGTATTTGAAAAACTTACGGATACCATCACTTCAAATACCATTCATGTCAGCCATCCGTTAACTGCTGCTCATCTTCACTGCCCGCCAATGATTCCGGGGTTAGCGGCTGAAGCCGTTATTTCCGGATTAAATCAATCGATGGATTCATGGGATCAAAGCGGTGCAGCTACAATGGTTGAGCAGTATGTATTAAATGGACTGTGCGGGATGTTCCAGCTGCCGGACGGAGACGGTGTGATGACAAGCGGCGGAACGCAGTCCAATTTAATGGGCCTCCTGCTTGCAAGGGAACGCGCTGCCTTAAAGTTTTGGGGATGGAATATTAAAAAGCAGGGTCTTCCGAAAGAACAGCATCGTCTGAAAATTCTATGCTCAGAAGCCGCTCATTTTTCTGTCCAGCAGGCAGCCTCGATATTAGGCTTAGGCGAAGATTCTGTTGTATTAGTTAAAGCGGATGAAAAGTACCGCATGTGTATGGACGACTTGGCTGCATGCCTGTTCAATCTGAAAGAAAATGGGGAATTGCCTTTTGCGCTGATCGGCACTGCAGGTACAACAGACTTTGGCAGCATCGATCCGCTGGAGGAAATGAGCAGCCTGGCTAAAGATCATGACCTGTGGTTCCATGCAGATGCTGCTTATGGAGGCGGGCTTGTCTTAACAGATACCCATAAGCATAAACTCGCAGGTTTAGAGAAAGCAGATTCCATTACAGTAGATTTTCATAAAATGTTTTATCAGCCAATCAGCTGCGGAGCTTTTCTGATAAAAAACCGGGAGTCATTTTCGTTTATCAGGCATCATGCTGATTATTTGAATCCAATTGAAGACGAGGAAGATGACATCCCAAATTTAGTCTTCAAATCCATTCAGACAACCAGACGCTTTGATGCACTGAAGCCGTTTCTTTCTTTTCAATTAGTCGGAAAAGAAGAATGGGCAGAAATGATTGATCACACTTTGCTTGTAGCACAGAAAACGTATGAGCTCCTGAAAAAAGAGCGTGAGTTCAGCGTCTATCATCAGCCCGAACTGAGCACGGTTGTTTTCAGATACATCGGGGCAGGCTTTCTCACGCATGAGAAGCTCAATCAGCTAAACTATCAAATTCGGGAAATTCTACTGAAAAATGGAGAAGTGATCATGGCCCGGACAAAGGTGGACGGCGATGCCTGCCTGAAATTTACCTTTTTGAATCCATTAACAAAAATGGCTGATGTTAAAAAAATCATAAGAAGAATGAAAGAAATTGGCGAAGATGAAACAAGGAGGCTGCAGTATGAACAAACTTGA
- a CDS encoding aspartate aminotransferase family protein, with translation MLTNEFFLSSQRKRESNARSYPRRIPIAISEAEGIYVKDVENKTYIDCLAGAGTLALGHNHPVVIEAMENVIKGKRPLHTLDITTPMKEEFVEELFDALPKKIAEHAKIQFCGPSGSDAVEAAMKLVKTATGRGGMLSFQGGYHGMTNGSLSLMGNLGPKSKIPNLMSDVHFLPYPYSYRCPFGIGGDDGAAIGSTFIERTLNDPESGIVKPAGMVMEIVQGEGGAIPAPDEWVRQVRNITKEQQIPLIIDEVQTGFGRTGKMFAFEHADINPDVVVLSKAIGGTLPLAVVVYHKDLDQWDPGAHSGTFRGNQIAIAAGTATMKYIKQEKLEEQAALLGEFLMLRLKKMKQEVSSIGDVRGLGLMVGAEIVDKTAAADAIGSYPAHPKLAKLIQQECFKRGLILELGGRFGSVVRFLPPLIITREQLDTVCDIFFDSIKAAERTLSPSLV, from the coding sequence ATGCTAACAAATGAATTTTTTTTAAGCAGCCAGCGCAAGAGAGAATCAAATGCAAGATCTTATCCGCGCAGAATTCCAATCGCGATCAGTGAGGCAGAAGGGATTTATGTGAAGGATGTTGAGAATAAAACCTACATAGATTGCTTGGCAGGAGCAGGTACTCTTGCACTTGGACATAATCATCCTGTTGTTATAGAAGCAATGGAAAATGTGATAAAAGGCAAGCGTCCGCTCCATACGCTGGATATTACTACACCAATGAAAGAGGAGTTTGTGGAGGAGCTGTTTGACGCTCTTCCGAAAAAAATTGCTGAACATGCAAAAATCCAATTTTGCGGACCATCAGGATCAGATGCTGTTGAGGCCGCTATGAAACTCGTGAAAACAGCAACCGGCAGAGGCGGCATGCTTTCTTTCCAAGGCGGATATCACGGCATGACAAATGGCTCTCTTAGTCTAATGGGAAACCTTGGTCCTAAAAGCAAAATACCCAATTTAATGTCAGACGTACACTTTCTTCCTTATCCATATTCATACCGCTGCCCATTTGGCATTGGGGGAGACGACGGGGCGGCAATCGGCTCTACATTTATTGAGCGCACTCTGAACGATCCTGAATCCGGTATTGTGAAGCCCGCAGGCATGGTCATGGAAATCGTGCAAGGGGAGGGAGGCGCCATTCCAGCTCCTGATGAATGGGTGAGACAAGTACGGAATATTACTAAAGAACAGCAAATTCCTCTCATTATCGATGAAGTGCAGACGGGATTTGGACGCACCGGAAAAATGTTTGCCTTTGAACATGCTGACATCAATCCTGATGTTGTTGTTCTTTCAAAAGCAATCGGCGGAACCCTTCCTTTAGCGGTTGTAGTCTATCATAAAGATCTTGATCAATGGGACCCGGGTGCGCATTCAGGCACATTCCGCGGAAATCAGATTGCAATTGCTGCCGGAACAGCAACAATGAAATATATTAAGCAGGAAAAGCTTGAAGAACAGGCAGCTCTGCTTGGAGAGTTTTTAATGCTCCGTTTGAAAAAGATGAAGCAAGAAGTATCATCTATAGGAGATGTTCGGGGATTAGGACTGATGGTTGGCGCTGAAATTGTAGATAAAACAGCAGCTGCAGATGCCATCGGAAGTTATCCTGCTCATCCGAAGCTCGCGAAGCTTATTCAGCAGGAATGCTTCAAACGGGGCCTTATCCTAGAGCTTGGGGGGCGCTTCGGCAGCGTGGTTCGTTTCTTGCCGCCGCTGATTATTACAAGAGAACAGCTAGACACAGTATGTGATATATTCTTCGATTCTATTAAAGCTGCAGAAAGAACGCTCAGCCCAAGTTTAGTTTAG
- a CDS encoding alpha/beta hydrolase translates to MKTHLPIDDDMKELLDKIGARMGELKHPPLSDLSAEQSRYYYKEARTFFQKIEMNDIMIYNEKIESADHQIPVRIYQPSSVKMMPVLVFMHGGGWVFGDLDSADSMCRYLAKHANCVIVSVGYRLAPEHPFPAALMDVLAVSEWVPQNISKWNGDPAQLAIGGESSGANLAAAAVLWLKDQGKQAFTMQFLITPVLNHHFYTESYQSDYSFNLTKEKMEWFWNHYLSNQEQGKNPYASPLLAINSVNVPPAMIVTVEYDPLRDEGKQYAEKLQDSGVPVTYLYYEQLVHSFPNMIGQVNRADLAMIDLTNQLKILLRKNF, encoded by the coding sequence GTGAAAACCCATCTCCCAATTGATGATGATATGAAAGAGCTGCTGGATAAAATAGGTGCTAGAATGGGTGAACTCAAACATCCTCCATTAAGCGACTTATCGGCTGAGCAGTCAAGGTATTATTATAAGGAAGCACGAACATTCTTTCAAAAGATTGAAATGAATGACATTATGATTTACAACGAAAAAATTGAATCCGCTGATCATCAAATCCCTGTAAGAATTTATCAGCCTTCATCGGTAAAAATGATGCCAGTATTGGTATTTATGCATGGCGGCGGGTGGGTTTTTGGAGATCTCGACAGTGCCGATTCTATGTGCCGATATCTTGCAAAACACGCGAATTGTGTGATCGTATCCGTCGGTTACCGGCTTGCGCCAGAGCACCCGTTTCCTGCAGCGCTTATGGATGTTCTTGCCGTTTCAGAATGGGTGCCTCAAAACATATCTAAATGGAATGGTGATCCAGCCCAACTTGCAATTGGAGGAGAATCTTCCGGGGCAAACCTTGCAGCTGCAGCAGTACTTTGGCTGAAGGATCAAGGAAAGCAAGCATTTACAATGCAGTTTTTAATCACTCCTGTTTTGAATCACCATTTTTACACAGAGTCTTATCAATCAGACTATTCGTTTAATCTGACGAAAGAGAAAATGGAATGGTTCTGGAATCATTATTTAAGCAATCAAGAGCAGGGGAAGAATCCATATGCATCTCCGCTGCTTGCAATAAATTCTGTAAATGTGCCTCCGGCAATGATTGTAACTGTTGAATACGATCCGTTAAGAGATGAAGGGAAGCAATATGCTGAAAAACTTCAAGATTCAGGAGTTCCTGTCACATATTTGTACTATGAACAGTTAGTTCACAGCTTCCCAAATATGATTGGACAAGTAAACAGGGCGGATCTTGCGATGATAGATTTGACAAACCAGCTTAAAATTTTGCTGAGAAAAAATTTTTAA
- a CDS encoding acetyltransferase — protein sequence MSLRQVKITDFKVLFNWMHQPHIAPFWKLNVSEEEFKAYLERTVKAEHKRVFLCFLDDRPAGYLIAYSIQHDSIRNYYQAEPGDLGMHLLIGPRELLNKEHGLMIVRAMTAFLMKKFGSSRIIGEPDIRNRIVIPILKEIGGYVADTIQLPHKRAALVIGENNRFNNYMSSKNVNFIMLPSEDKDLLNEKAGALCENPSPN from the coding sequence ATTTCTCTTCGGCAGGTCAAAATAACAGATTTTAAAGTTTTATTCAACTGGATGCATCAGCCGCATATCGCACCTTTTTGGAAGCTGAATGTAAGTGAAGAAGAGTTTAAGGCTTATTTAGAACGCACCGTTAAAGCAGAGCACAAACGAGTTTTTCTATGTTTTTTAGATGACAGGCCGGCTGGCTATTTGATTGCGTATTCTATCCAGCATGATTCTATAAGGAACTATTATCAAGCTGAACCAGGTGATCTTGGGATGCATTTATTAATTGGGCCAAGAGAGCTTTTGAATAAAGAGCATGGCTTAATGATTGTGAGGGCAATGACTGCATTTCTTATGAAAAAATTCGGATCCAGCAGAATCATTGGCGAACCTGATATAAGAAACAGGATCGTCATTCCAATCTTAAAAGAGATTGGCGGATATGTTGCGGATACCATTCAGCTTCCTCATAAAAGAGCTGCCCTCGTTATAGGTGAAAATAATCGTTTTAATAATTATATGTCCAGCAAGAATGTAAACTTTATCATGCTTCCAAGTGAAGATAAGGATCTATTAAATGAAAAGGCAGGAGCGTTATGTGAAAACCCATCTCCCAATTGA
- a CDS encoding GNAT family N-acetyltransferase produces MIKHLNHKEYCTAEKILRIQIPAYQIEADLIGFRDIPQLKETAKDIADSEETFIGCIIDNEIRGVLSYEMDAESLNICRLVIHPNYFRLGIASTLLDYLLKQNTNKRVKVSTGTKNIPAITLYQSFKFMKTGEIEVAPEVRITVLEKWRTD; encoded by the coding sequence ATGATTAAGCACTTAAACCACAAAGAATACTGCACAGCAGAAAAAATTCTGAGAATTCAAATCCCAGCCTACCAAATTGAAGCTGATTTGATAGGGTTCAGAGATATCCCCCAGCTTAAAGAAACAGCAAAAGACATAGCTGATTCAGAAGAAACCTTTATAGGCTGCATAATCGATAATGAAATACGCGGAGTTCTATCTTATGAAATGGATGCAGAGTCCCTGAATATTTGCAGACTAGTCATACATCCAAATTACTTTCGATTAGGGATCGCATCAACTTTGCTAGATTATTTATTAAAACAGAATACGAATAAAAGAGTAAAAGTGTCTACTGGCACAAAAAATATCCCGGCCATAACACTTTATCAATCATTTAAATTTATGAAAACAGGAGAGATTGAAGTTGCACCTGAAGTAAGGATCACTGTACTAGAAAAATGGAGGACAGATTAA
- the thiE gene encoding thiamine phosphate synthase, with protein sequence MWNEEVRAKLQLYFIMGSTNCTEDPEKVLFQAINGGISMFQFREKGTDALTGTEKKNLARKLQKLCKDHGIPFIINDDIELALALNADGVHIGQDDEDAGTVRKILGEGKIVGVSAHTLAEVEKAIDDGADYIGAGPIYPTLTKTDAEPVKGTSLLEEVRNCGILIPIVGIGGITAENARAVIEAGADGVSVITSISLAEDVYKSAAALKKSVS encoded by the coding sequence ATGTGGAATGAGGAAGTGCGTGCGAAACTTCAGCTTTATTTTATTATGGGCAGCACAAACTGTACGGAAGACCCTGAAAAAGTCCTGTTCCAAGCAATAAATGGAGGCATATCCATGTTTCAGTTCCGGGAAAAAGGAACGGATGCTTTAACAGGCACCGAAAAAAAGAACCTGGCAAGAAAACTGCAGAAACTTTGTAAGGACCATGGAATCCCATTTATCATAAATGATGACATAGAACTTGCTCTTGCACTTAATGCAGATGGAGTTCATATCGGGCAGGATGATGAAGATGCCGGAACAGTAAGAAAGATTTTAGGCGAGGGAAAAATAGTTGGTGTCTCAGCCCATACCCTTGCAGAAGTAGAGAAGGCTATCGATGATGGAGCCGATTATATCGGAGCAGGGCCTATTTACCCTACGCTTACAAAAACAGATGCAGAACCTGTTAAGGGGACTTCTCTTCTAGAAGAAGTAAGAAACTGCGGTATTTTGATTCCGATTGTAGGAATTGGAGGCATTACAGCTGAAAATGCACGTGCAGTTATTGAAGCAGGTGCTGACGGGGTCTCGGTGATTACATCGATAAGTCTTGCTGAAGATGTCTATAAAAGCGCGGCTGCTTTGAAGAAATCTGTATCTTGA
- the thiD gene encoding bifunctional hydroxymethylpyrimidine kinase/phosphomethylpyrimidine kinase: protein MSISKALTIAGSDSGGGAGIQADLKTFQELNVYGMSAITAVTAQNSLGVHGVFPLTSDEVVQQIEAIGSDFGADAIKTGMLFNSEIIEAVSEQIKRFNWSKVIVDPVMIAKGGASLLQDEAVEALKNHLLPLALVITPNIPEAEVLTGLTIHNLDDRQTAAKILHSFGVKNVVIKGGHAENEEQLVDLLFDGTEFSYFTSERIHTKNTHGTGCTFAASITAEIAKGKSIYHSAETAVAFIREAIKEDLKLGQGHGPTNHWAYQKKKRGPLYVE, encoded by the coding sequence ATGTCAATCTCTAAAGCACTGACGATTGCAGGCTCTGACAGCGGCGGGGGAGCAGGAATACAAGCGGATCTAAAAACGTTTCAGGAATTGAATGTTTATGGAATGTCTGCCATTACAGCGGTTACCGCTCAAAACTCACTAGGTGTGCATGGTGTGTTTCCATTAACTTCGGACGAGGTTGTGCAGCAGATTGAAGCGATTGGCTCAGACTTTGGAGCTGATGCCATTAAAACCGGAATGCTGTTTAATAGTGAAATTATAGAAGCAGTCTCTGAACAAATAAAGAGGTTCAATTGGAGCAAAGTGATTGTAGATCCCGTCATGATAGCCAAAGGCGGTGCTTCATTATTGCAGGATGAAGCAGTGGAAGCATTGAAAAATCATTTGCTGCCGCTTGCTTTGGTCATTACTCCTAACATTCCAGAAGCTGAAGTGCTGACGGGTTTAACTATTCACAATCTCGATGATCGTCAGACTGCAGCCAAAATCCTGCACTCTTTCGGCGTGAAAAATGTTGTGATTAAGGGGGGGCATGCTGAAAATGAGGAACAGTTAGTAGATTTGTTATTTGATGGAACAGAGTTCAGCTATTTTACAAGTGAACGTATTCATACAAAAAATACGCACGGAACAGGCTGTACCTTCGCAGCTTCCATCACAGCCGAGATCGCAAAAGGAAAGTCAATTTATCATTCGGCAGAAACCGCCGTTGCATTCATCCGGGAAGCGATAAAAGAAGATCTTAAATTAGGACAGGGCCATGGACCTACAAATCATTGGGCATATCAAAAGAAAAAGAGGGGACCTTTGTATGTGGAATGA
- the thiM gene encoding hydroxyethylthiazole kinase: MLEPKTIDAILEKLRKEKPLVHNITNVVVTNFTANGLLAIGASPVMAYAKEEVADMAKIAGALVLNIGTLNEENVEAMLLAGKSANKHGVPVIFDPVGAGATKYRTETAQIIVRELDIAAVRGNAAEVANVVGESWSIKGVDSGDGEGDLIALAVKAAKQFNTIAVITGKQDVVSDGETTYICKNGHSLLTRVTGAGCLLTSVIGAFCAVEKDYVRASAAALAVYGSAAELAAEGMEGPGSFQIEFLNKLYNISANDIQKLSALEEVNHVNL, from the coding sequence ATGCTGGAACCTAAAACGATTGATGCGATTCTAGAAAAATTAAGAAAAGAAAAACCTCTGGTGCACAATATTACAAACGTTGTGGTAACGAATTTTACAGCAAATGGCCTGTTGGCAATCGGAGCATCGCCGGTCATGGCTTACGCCAAGGAAGAAGTGGCGGATATGGCGAAAATTGCAGGGGCACTTGTATTAAATATTGGTACCTTAAACGAAGAAAATGTAGAAGCGATGCTGCTTGCAGGGAAATCTGCCAATAAGCATGGCGTGCCAGTCATTTTTGATCCAGTTGGTGCAGGCGCAACAAAATACCGTACAGAAACAGCGCAAATAATCGTAAGAGAACTGGACATCGCTGCAGTTAGAGGGAATGCTGCTGAAGTGGCAAATGTCGTTGGTGAGAGCTGGTCGATAAAAGGAGTCGACTCCGGTGACGGCGAAGGAGACTTAATCGCACTTGCTGTAAAGGCTGCAAAGCAGTTTAACACGATTGCGGTCATTACAGGAAAACAAGATGTTGTTTCAGATGGAGAAACAACATATATATGCAAAAATGGTCATTCTCTTCTAACAAGAGTAACAGGTGCGGGCTGCTTGCTCACCTCTGTTATCGGCGCATTTTGCGCCGTTGAAAAAGACTATGTTCGTGCTTCTGCTGCAGCATTAGCTGTTTACGGGAGTGCTGCCGAACTTGCAGCTGAAGGAATGGAAGGTCCCGGAAGCTTTCAAATCGAGTTTTTAAACAAGCTTTATAACATTTCAGCAAATGATATTCAAAAACTTTCTGCACTTGAGGAGGTTAACCATGTCAATCTCTAA
- a CDS encoding spore germination protein: MGIVSQRELVPAPTLISVLAVPFQWVNILPLVKPDWKTVLDTIFLTKITFPFGELAVFLMIFPFVNNQMFLLRWMAILLIVILLIKTRVNNKKNKNAAV; encoded by the coding sequence GTGGGTATTGTTTCTCAGCGAGAACTAGTCCCTGCTCCAACATTGATAAGTGTATTAGCTGTACCTTTTCAATGGGTAAATATCCTGCCTCTTGTTAAACCGGATTGGAAAACAGTACTTGACACGATTTTCCTAACTAAAATAACGTTTCCATTCGGAGAGCTGGCTGTATTCCTCATGATATTTCCATTTGTAAATAATCAGATGTTTTTATTGAGGTGGATGGCAATACTTCTCATCGTGATTTTACTGATAAAGACAAGGGTAAACAATAAGAAAAATAAGAATGCAGCTGTTTAA
- a CDS encoding LysE family translocator, whose amino-acid sequence MEHLSLFIIMSILLILLPGPDTAIATKNTITGGRAGGMKTVFGTLTALLIHTFAAVLGLSALIVKSAFLFSILKYAGACYLIYLGLKSLWTLKKTRRIQDSEEQKPEKQANCYRQGFLTNLLNPKVAVFFLTFLPQFLEPGSNTFTQFMIMGLTYTILTFIWFIIYIYLIHQLSAFMKKPAVQKWMEGITGAVLIGFGIKLAMERK is encoded by the coding sequence TTGGAGCACTTATCATTATTTATAATCATGTCTATTTTATTAATTTTATTGCCTGGACCTGATACAGCCATCGCTACTAAGAATACAATCACTGGCGGGAGGGCAGGAGGAATGAAAACAGTGTTCGGGACTTTGACAGCACTTTTAATTCATACTTTTGCAGCAGTATTAGGTTTATCAGCCCTTATTGTCAAATCAGCTTTTCTCTTCTCAATCCTGAAGTACGCGGGAGCTTGCTACCTCATTTATTTAGGACTTAAATCTCTATGGACTCTAAAAAAAACGCGCAGAATACAAGACAGCGAAGAACAAAAGCCTGAAAAGCAAGCCAACTGTTACAGGCAGGGATTTTTGACTAATCTCCTAAACCCTAAGGTAGCTGTTTTCTTTTTAACCTTTTTGCCGCAATTTTTGGAGCCGGGATCGAATACTTTTACACAGTTTATGATCATGGGATTAACGTACACAATTCTTACTTTTATTTGGTTTATTATTTATATATATTTGATTCATCAATTGAGTGCCTTCATGAAAAAGCCTGCTGTACAAAAGTGGATGGAAGGCATAACCGGAGCAGTACTCATAGGATTTGGCATTAAATTAGCAATGGAAAGAAAGTAA